A section of the Drosophila subobscura isolate 14011-0131.10 chromosome A, UCBerk_Dsub_1.0, whole genome shotgun sequence genome encodes:
- the LOC117896423 gene encoding innexin inx1, which translates to MYKLLGSLKSYLKWQDIQTDNAVFRLHNSFTTVLLLTCSLIITATQYVGQPISCIVNGVPPHVVNTFCWIHSTFTMPDAFRRQVGREVAHPGVANDFGDEDAKKYYTYYQWVCFVLFFQAMACYTPKFLWNKFEGGLMRMIVMGLNITICTREEKEAKRDALLDYLIKHVKRHKLYAIRYWACEVLCCVNIIVQMYLMNRFFDGEFLSYGTNIMQLSDVPQEQRIDPMVYVFPRVTKCTFHKYGASGSLQKHDSLCILPLNIVNEKTYVFIWFWFWILLVLLLGLMVFRACIIFMPKFRPRLLNARNRMIPMEICRSLSRKLDIGDWWLIYMLGRNLDPVIYKDVMSEFAKQVEPAKHDRAK; encoded by the exons ATGTATAAGCTATTGGGTAGCCTGAAGAGCTACCTCAAATGGCAGGACATTCAGACAGACAACGCCGTCTTCCGGCTGCACAACTCATTCACCACGGTGCTCCTGCTCACCTGCAGCCTGATAATCACCGCCACCCAGTATGTGGGACAGCCGATCAGCTGCATCGTGAACGGTGTGCCCCCGCATGTGGTGAACACGTTCTGCTGGATCCACAGCACGTTCACCATGCCGGATGCGTTTCGCAGACAG GTTGGTCGCGAGGTGGCCCATCCCGGTGTGGCCAATGATTTTGGAGATGAGGATGCCAAGAAATACTACACCTACTACCAGTGGGTGTGCTTTGTGCTCTTCTTTCAG GCCATGGCCTGTTATACGCCCAAATTTCTGTGGAATAAATTCGAGGGCGGCCTGATGCGCATGATTGTCATGGGCCTGAACATAACGATCTGCACCcgggaggagaaggaggccaAGCGGGATGCCCTGCTCGATTATCTGATTAAGCATGTGAAG CGCCACAAGCTGTATGCAATCAGATATTGGGCCTGCGAGGTGCTTTGCTGCGTGAACATCATAGTGCAGATGTATCTGATGAATCGCTTCTTTGATGGCGAATTCCTCTCGTACGGCACGAACATTATGCAGCTGTCAGATGTgccgcaggagcagcgcaTCGATCCGATGGTCTATGTGTTCCCCCGTGTGACCAAGTGCACATTCCACAAATATGGTGCCTCCGGATCGCTGCAGAAGCACGACTCCCTCTGCATCCTTCCCCTGAATATTGTCAACGAGAAGACATATGTGTTTatttggttctggttctggattctgctcgtcctgctgctcggCCTGATGGTATTCCG CGCCTGCATCATCTTTATGCCCAAGTTCAGGCCGCGCCTGCTGAATGCCCGCAACCGGATGATACCCATGGAGATTTGTCGTTCGCTGTCCCGCAAGCTGGACATTGGCGACTGGTGGCTCATCTACATGCTGGGCCGCAATCTGGATCCCGTCATCTACAAGGATGTGATGAGCGAGTTTGCCAAGCAGGTGGAGCCGGCCAAGCACGATCGTGCCAAGtaa